The stretch of DNA ttatgcatgtatgtaaaaattgtcttCAAGTATTATTGCTTGTAACAAAATCACCCATATACCTGTAATACACACCTACCTAATGcggaaaatatatgaaaattcGATAAACGATAATAGCTGAAAAGTATGCTTAAATTAGAAAACtagattagtaaaaaaaaagaatttatcCCTACCATAcatctataaattattattaaaccaTGTAAAAACATAAGTTATCAAAAATTTTCAGATGTCGTTCCAGTACAATGTACTTTAGTTCTTCTACTCGACAACAGATGGCAGCACATATAAAATCTATACAAAGAGGTAcgattattttcattaaaaactaTGAGGCGCAGAAAGTATgattgtaatttaaaaataatccaCTTTGTCACTTTTCGTCCCTAGTGATAGGTATATCAATagggttttaaaatatttttccaaattatatttgtatactAACTGTTCTTTATGTCGTGAAattgttgttattattgttattattactattgGGTTTTTTTgagtaatattttttgtgttatttttaactAAAAATCATGGCTAGTCACGGTCACGGACATGGACACCATTTCGAGGTGGTGTTTACTCGCAAAATGGAGGAGAGAAAAGTCTTCATGGAAGAGCTAAAGGAAATACGAGCTCAGACATATAAACGTGTTTACAAAGAAATAAAGAAGAACGTCGGGCCCAAATGGTACCAAGCTCTTAGCGTCAAACAAAGAAGTGCTCTGGACACACTGAATGGCTGTCTATACAAAGACTTACTGGAAGGTCGTCCTGTGCGGACGGCGAAAGTATTGAATGCTCTAGGCATATACCCACGCCCTAACCGTCTAGAACTTCTAAACTGTATGTACATCGGCCGCAACGACAGCAAAGACTTCCTTGCCGAACTATTTCTGTTTATGTACAACCATTATTGCAGTGCACGACTCCCCTCATACGACCTGAACGCAAGGCTTTTGCTTACGAGCATTTTCTATTTAGGTTTGGACAATTTATTGGCTTTGCTAGAGGAGACATTTAAACCCGATCCTCCCCCACCACCCCCTCCAAAACCAAAACCGAAGCCTAAACCTATACTGGCGTCGCCGTATCTTCAGGAATTTGTTATCCCGATTTGGGAACCGACGCGTCCTAAGCGCAAGCCGCCTCAGCCGCTGCCGGTAAACCTGGATCACTTGAACGAGCCATACGAGGAGGACCCGCCTGTGCCGCgaccgccgccgcccccgccgccaccgccgccaccTAAGAAGAGACTCCCAGAAGCATACTGTGCGGCATTAGCAGGTTATACTAAATTGGAACCCTATAGAACTCAGAAACCAACTGAAATCAGAAGAATTGGACCTCCGGGTAAAAAAGTACGTGCATCAAAGCTTTGTCTTGTGGAGACTAAGAAAAAGACTTATGGTCTCGGCGCCTTGATAAAAGCTCGAAAAAAACGTAGAAGAAAACCTAAAGCCCCTAGCACAGGCTTGCCTAATGCACAATACATTATTAATGGCGTTTATACTTACAATGGTAAAGCACATTTCGTTCTTGGTTCCGTATCTATTATACCACCCAACGGCGATCTAATACACGGAGGGTACTACTTGATGGGAGATGAATACGTTAGGATACACCTTGGTATCAGAGCTTTTCCAGTGCCGCCTCCACCGCCTCCTTGCGATTGTTTGAAAAAATGGTCGCCTTCCATTATTCGCTATTTAGAACAAACTAAATGCCACTGTGGACATTACTACGATTTTGGAAATGAGGGTACCTATCCGATAGAAGAACCACAATTCTTTGACAAACCTACAGGCAAATTGCCTAGTCAgtttaattacaatacaatttacGAATTAGATCCGAGAATGACTCATGTAGAAAGGGAGTTGAAAAGACATTGGGAAACCGACAGCGTGCTGCATTCAGACGACGATACTGATCCAAATCAGCAAAAGAAAAaggcaaagaagaagaaagtggTAAAAAAATCGTCCACTACATGTTTAGGAGATAAACCGACAATCGAAGATTACTTACGTTGTGCGTTACGGGGGATGAGGCGTATCAATATCG from Pectinophora gossypiella chromosome 3, ilPecGoss1.1, whole genome shotgun sequence encodes:
- the LOC126382271 gene encoding uncharacterized protein LOC126382271, which codes for MASHGHGHGHHFEVVFTRKMEERKVFMEELKEIRAQTYKRVYKEIKKNVGPKWYQALSVKQRSALDTLNGCLYKDLLEGRPVRTAKVLNALGIYPRPNRLELLNCMYIGRNDSKDFLAELFLFMYNHYCSARLPSYDLNARLLLTSIFYLGLDNLLALLEETFKPDPPPPPPPKPKPKPKPILASPYLQEFVIPIWEPTRPKRKPPQPLPVNLDHLNEPYEEDPPVPRPPPPPPPPPPPKKRLPEAYCAALAGYTKLEPYRTQKPTEIRRIGPPGKKVRASKLCLVETKKKTYGLGALIKARKKRRRKPKAPSTGLPNAQYIINGVYTYNGKAHFVLGSVSIIPPNGDLIHGGYYLMGDEYVRIHLGIRAFPVPPPPPPCDCLKKWSPSIIRYLEQTKCHCGHYYDFGNEGTYPIEEPQFFDKPTGKLPSQFNYNTIYELDPRMTHVERELKRHWETDSVLHSDDDTDPNQQKKKAKKKKVVKKSSTTCLGDKPTIEDYLRCALRGMRRINIASKLPDVHLTPELKEWMRSRIYGPHTRQEKKRLLRKSTTWWAYLKSFQKMGLGKTIAPYDPLYSMVSTWRHKQSLNDQFRKYIMRYRFQMLKTHAYFNNLFWGTMFQAKFPDKHFRDIFFSYLVSRVSDVHIIHPYSTVETAERCELMRKRALICLPKGAEDVDTGGG